The proteins below are encoded in one region of Armatimonadota bacterium:
- a CDS encoding GntR family transcriptional regulator, translating into MLARDAERLIRSEVLPLERSEISAQIAEILANEIIQGRLPGGTRLREEALAAQFKTSRTPVREALRRLEREHLVEHIPRRGFVVATIHARAVAGIYLCRAWLHGLAARQATLVATQAEIEELESFVRQMRQALEPPNVPELFRLNVIFHQRIAEIAQNPTLEEILRGLGRPILRLRYMSISVPGRAEASVRAHEEIMTAFRARDPIRVETLVRENILAAGEAILRHYFPEELGRDPTLLETYLTTGYGRPQASVQPVASALSGVGKAGEGVDRRGRKTESGRRAKP; encoded by the coding sequence GTGCTGGCCCGGGATGCGGAGCGCCTGATCCGGTCCGAGGTCCTTCCCCTGGAGCGCTCCGAGATCAGCGCGCAGATCGCGGAGATCCTGGCCAACGAGATCATCCAGGGTCGCCTGCCCGGAGGTACCAGGCTCCGGGAAGAGGCCTTGGCCGCCCAATTTAAGACCAGCCGCACGCCGGTCCGGGAAGCCCTCCGACGCCTGGAGCGAGAGCACCTGGTGGAGCACATCCCCCGTCGAGGGTTCGTGGTGGCGACCATCCACGCCCGTGCCGTCGCGGGGATCTATCTCTGTCGGGCCTGGCTTCACGGCCTGGCCGCCCGGCAGGCCACCCTGGTCGCCACGCAGGCGGAGATCGAGGAGCTCGAGAGCTTCGTCCGCCAGATGCGCCAGGCCTTAGAGCCCCCGAATGTGCCGGAACTGTTCCGCCTCAACGTGATCTTCCACCAGCGGATCGCGGAGATCGCCCAGAACCCAACCCTGGAGGAGATCCTGCGCGGGCTGGGACGGCCCATTCTGCGCCTTCGGTACATGTCCATCTCCGTTCCGGGACGGGCGGAGGCGTCCGTGCGGGCCCATGAGGAGATCATGACAGCGTTCCGCGCCCGGGACCCCATCCGCGTGGAAACCCTGGTCCGCGAGAACATCCTGGCCGCGGGGGAGGCGATTCTGCGCCACTACTTCCCCGAGGAACTGGGCCGGGATCCCACGCTCCTGGAGACTTATCTGACCACGGGATACGGCCGGCCGCAGGCCTCCGTTCAGCCCGTGGCCTCGGCTCTCTCTGGGGTAGGAAAGGCCGGGGAGGGTGTTGATCGCAGGGGGCGCAAAACCGAAAGCGGGAGGAGGGCAAAGCCGTGA